Proteins co-encoded in one Brassica rapa cultivar Chiifu-401-42 chromosome A02, CAAS_Brap_v3.01, whole genome shotgun sequence genomic window:
- the LOC103850362 gene encoding cytochrome b5 domain-containing protein RLF, translated as MDSSKDDDFTFSSVVPSDSEVSLEAKDLASRVDSITLKDSLHPQRNNPLSKAPPKEKTVGSLSFTVTDSSSSSKPSNESSSEIIKARKPITRTKVPFEKGYSQMDWLKLTRTHPDLAGLKGESNRRLISMDEVKKHNKTGDSMWTVLKGRVYNITPYMNFHPGGVDMLMKAVGRDGTLLFNKYHAWVSYDILLEKCLVGVLDDTKVKK; from the exons ATGGATTCTTCCAAGGATGATGACTTCACATTCTCAAGT GTTGTGCCATCAGATAGTGAAGTATCTCTAGAGGCAAAAGATCTCGCATCACGTGTAGACTCTATCACCCTTAAAGATTCATTACATCCTCAACGCAACAACCCTCTGTCTAAAGCTCCCCCCAAGGAAAAAACAGTTGGTTCTTTGTCCTTCACCGTGACTgactcttcctcttcatcaaaACCCTCCAACGAATCATCATCTGAGATTATCAAAGCTAGAAAGCCTATAACACGCACCAAAGTCCCCTTCGAAAAGGGTTACAGCCAAATGGACTGGCTCAAACTCACAAGAACACATCCCGATCTCGCAG GCCTAAAGGGGGAGTCGAACAGGAGGCTTATATCGATGGATGAAGTGAAGAAGCACAACAAGACGGGAGACTCCATGTGGACTGTGTTGAAAGGACGCGTATACAACATAACCCCTTATATGAATTTTCATCCCGGAGGTGTTGATATGCTGATGAAAGCTGTTGGGAGAGATGGGACGTTGTTGTTCAACAAGTACCACGCTTGGGTGAGTTATGATATATTGCTTGAGAAATGCCTTGTTGGTGTTTTGGATGATACCAAAGTGAAGAAGTAA
- the LOC103850361 gene encoding magnesium transporter MRS2-7, with product MSPDGEPVTVDPSTVVTVKRKTTKSSRSWISIDTTGQRTVLDEDKYAIMHRVQIHARDLRILDPNLSYPSAILGRERAIVLNLEHIKAIITAQEVLIRDSSDENLIPVLEEFQRRLPVVQGDAEAGEEDESPFEFRALEVVLEAICSLLAARTTELETSAYPALDELTSKISSRNLERVRKLKSAMTRLTARVQKVRDELEQLLDDDDDMADIYLSRKLAGVSSSVSVSDEPLWYPTSPTIGSKISRASRMSLVSVRGDDENDVEELEMLLEAYFMQIDSTLNKLTALREYIDDTEDYINIQLDNHRNQLIQLELMLSSGTVCISMYSMIAGIFGMNIPYTWNDEHGYVFKWVVSLTGTFCAALFVIVLSYARYKGLVGSWWSKENKQD from the exons ATGTCGCCTGACGGAGAACCGGTTACGGTGGATCCGTCGACAGTTGTCACGGTGAAGAGGAAGACAACTAAGTCATCTCGCAGTTGGATATCCATAGACACCACGGGGCAAAGAACGGTGCTTGACGAAGACAAATACGCGATCATGCACCGTGTTCAGATCCATGCTCGCGATCTCCGGATCCTAGACCCGAACCTTTCTTACCCGTCTGCTATTCTTGGTCGAGAGAGAGCCATTGTTCTCAACTTAGAG CATATCAAGGCCATTATCACTGCTCAAGAG GTTCTGATTCGTGATTCGTCAGATGAAAATCTTATTCCTGTCTTGGAGGAGTTTCAGAGACGCTTGCCTGTGGTTCAAGGAGATGCTGAAGCGGGTGAAGAAGATG AATCACCGTTTGAATTTCGGGCGCTAGAGGTGGTTTTGGAAGCTATTTGCAGCTTACTAGCTGCAAGGACAACAGAACTAGAGACTTCTGCTTATCCTGCTTTGGATGAACTAACCTCGAAG ataagtAGCCGTAACTTGGAAAGGGTTCGTAAACTGAAAAGTGCCATGACACGATTAACAGCTCGAGTCCAAAAG GTAAGGGATGAGCTGGAACAATTGTTGGATGATGACGATGATATGGCTGATATCTATCTTTCAAGGAAGCTTGCTGGTGTATCTTCATCGGTTAGTGTTTCTGATGAACCTCTTTGGTATCCTACGTCACCAACAATAGGTTCCAAGATTTCAAGAGCAAGTAGAATGAGTTTAGTGTCGGTTCGTGGGGACGATGAAAACGATGTTGAAGAACTTGAAATGTTGCTAGAG GCTTACTTCATGCAAATCGACAGCACTTTGAACAAATTAACCGCG CTACGTGAGTATATTGATGACACAGAGGATTACATTAACATCCAG CTAGACAATCATCGAAATCAACTCATTCAG TTAGAGCTTATGCTAAGCTCTGGAACTGTTTGCATATCAATGTACTCTATGATCGCGGGAATATTTGGCATGAACATTCCATACACATGGAACGACGAACATGGATACGTTTTCAAATGG GTGGTTAGCCTGACAGGGACATTTTGCGCAGCCTTGTTTGTGATTGTACTGTCGTACGCTCGGTACAAAGGGCTTGTGGGATCTTGGTGGTCCAAGGAAAATAAACAGGATTGA
- the LOC103850360 gene encoding transcription factor HEC3, whose product MNNNMNPSLFQNYTWNNIINNKSDDHHHNDPIGMAMDQHTHLHIFNPFTSSSSHSHFPPLSSSLATTTTLFSGDQEEDEDEEEPVEELSAMKEMMYKIAAMQPVDIDPATVKKPKRRNVRISDDPQSVAARHRRERISERIRILQRLVPGGTKMDTASMLDEAIRYVKFLKRQIRLLNNPPPPQDQASQAMKTSWISPPPPSDFGSEGGGGELI is encoded by the coding sequence ATGAATAATAATATGAACCCATCTCTCTTCCAAAATTACACTTGGAACAACATCATCAACAACAAGAgtgatgatcatcatcataacGATCCAATCGGTATGGCCATGGACCAACACACCCACCTCCACATCTTCAATCCTTtcacttcatcttcttctcattCTCATTTCCCTCCTCTCTCTTCTTCCCTCGCAACCACCACTACTCTTTTCTccggagatcaagaagaggatgaagacgaagaagagCCTGTAGAGGAACTAAGTGCTATGAAAGAAATGATGTACAAAATCGCAGCCATGCAGCCCGTCGACATCGATCCAGCAACCGTCAAGAAACCCAAACGCCGTAACGTTAGAATCTCCGACGACCCTCAGAGCGTGGCAGCGAGACACCGTCGTGAGAGAATCAGCGAGAGGATCAGAATCCTCCAGAGACTCGTGCCGGGTGGCACCAAGATGGATACAGCTTCAATGCTCGACGAAGCAATACGCTACGTCAAGTTCTTGAAACGGCAGATCCGGCTTCTCAATAATCCTCCTCCGCCGCAAGATCAAGCTTCTCAGGCGATGAAGACGTCATGGATTTCGCCGCCACCACCGTCAGATTTCGGCAgtgaaggaggaggaggtgaaCTGATTTAA